From Paenibacillus physcomitrellae, the proteins below share one genomic window:
- a CDS encoding ABC transporter permease gives MTGFIGKRLLMLIPTLLGVSIVVFLMLKIVPGDPVNSILPPDATETERAAIRTQMGLDKPIVMQYLLWLGGVLQGQLGDSVVRRLPVADLLLPALGNTILLTCAAAVFSFLISMVIGVFTAYYPKSKLASIFNGLSLAGIGMPNFWAALILIGIFSVMFGWFPSSGMKSVDGGGARDLVLHLVLPTIAAALASLGVMTRMIRSTVSGLLKQDFVFTLQAKGCSSFTILRHVLRNGMPAILNVAGLQFGYLIASSVLVETVFSWPGVGQVIYQAISQRDFPVVQAGVLIIAVMFVLINLVVDSVHAAMDPRVRQS, from the coding sequence ATGACAGGTTTTATTGGAAAAAGATTGCTGATGCTCATTCCGACATTACTTGGCGTGTCCATTGTTGTATTCCTGATGCTAAAGATTGTACCGGGAGACCCCGTAAACTCAATCCTCCCGCCTGATGCTACGGAAACTGAACGCGCGGCTATTCGCACCCAAATGGGGCTGGACAAACCGATTGTGATGCAATATCTGCTTTGGCTTGGAGGCGTGCTGCAGGGCCAGCTTGGCGATTCTGTTGTCCGCCGGCTTCCGGTGGCTGACTTGCTGCTGCCCGCTTTGGGCAACACCATTCTGCTTACCTGCGCAGCGGCCGTCTTTTCTTTCCTTATCTCTATGGTCATCGGTGTTTTTACCGCTTATTATCCAAAATCCAAATTGGCTTCGATCTTTAATGGGTTAAGCCTGGCAGGGATCGGCATGCCCAACTTCTGGGCTGCCCTTATTCTGATCGGCATATTCTCGGTCATGTTTGGCTGGTTTCCCTCTTCAGGCATGAAATCCGTCGATGGAGGAGGAGCGAGGGATCTTGTTCTGCATTTAGTCCTTCCGACGATTGCCGCCGCGCTCGCTTCTTTGGGCGTCATGACCCGGATGATCCGGAGTACGGTTTCCGGACTGCTGAAGCAAGACTTCGTCTTTACTCTGCAGGCAAAGGGCTGCAGCTCTTTCACTATTCTGCGCCATGTGCTCCGCAACGGGATGCCTGCGATTCTGAATGTGGCTGGCCTGCAGTTCGGATATTTGATAGCCAGCTCCGTGCTTGTGGAAACCGTGTTCTCCTGGCCGGGTGTCGGCCAAGTCATTTATCAGGCGATCAGCCAGCGGGATTTCCCGGTCGTCCAGGCCGGAGTACTGATTATCGCCGTCATGTTTGTCTTGATTAATCTGGTCGTTGACAGCGTACATGCCGCCATGGATCCCCGGGTCCGCCAGTCTTAA
- a CDS encoding ABC transporter permease, protein MSTNIQSVQEAILMKPVVREPSRAGIIWREFRTRKAAMTALIVLTLIVSACLFANLISPYDPNAGEISDRLKPIGTAGHVLGTDEQGRDLLTRILYGGRLSLLSGILPVLVSSIIGGLLGIIAGYFGGVIGSLIMRALDIVFSFPAILLAIGIAAALGPGIGNILISASVVFVPPVARVAENAVKDVRKEEYIEAAKSSGASSALIIRYHIFKNIFARLFVFSTSQIGVCLMMASGLSFLGLGVSPPTPEWGFMLNNLKQLIFIEPLVTIVPGIFIFVTSLCLNLVSDALSDAFELKR, encoded by the coding sequence ATGTCAACTAACATTCAATCCGTTCAGGAAGCCATACTGATGAAACCCGTTGTCCGGGAGCCATCACGCGCGGGTATAATATGGCGCGAATTCCGGACGCGCAAGGCCGCCATGACCGCTCTGATTGTACTAACCTTAATTGTATCGGCCTGCTTATTCGCCAATTTGATTTCTCCTTATGACCCAAATGCCGGAGAAATTTCCGACCGGCTGAAGCCGATAGGAACGGCCGGTCATGTGCTGGGCACAGACGAACAGGGCCGCGATCTGCTGACCCGAATTTTGTACGGGGGACGGTTAAGTTTGCTTTCCGGCATTCTGCCCGTGCTGGTGTCCTCCATAATCGGCGGATTGTTGGGGATCATCGCTGGTTACTTCGGCGGCGTTATCGGTTCTCTTATTATGCGTGCGCTGGACATCGTCTTTTCATTCCCAGCCATCCTGCTTGCCATCGGCATTGCCGCCGCTCTGGGCCCCGGCATCGGCAATATCCTCATCTCGGCATCGGTGGTTTTTGTCCCGCCGGTAGCCAGGGTTGCCGAGAATGCCGTAAAGGATGTCCGCAAGGAGGAATACATTGAAGCTGCCAAATCCAGCGGAGCAAGCTCCGCGCTCATCATCCGCTATCATATTTTCAAAAATATTTTCGCCAGATTATTCGTCTTCTCCACCTCACAAATCGGCGTCTGCCTGATGATGGCCTCCGGCCTCAGCTTCCTTGGGCTGGGCGTATCGCCGCCAACGCCGGAATGGGGATTTATGCTCAACAACCTGAAGCAGCTGATCTTTATCGAACCTTTAGTCACCATTGTCCCGGGCATCTTTATTTTTGTAACTTCGCTCTGCCTGAATCTCGTTTCGGATGCGCTAAGCGACGCCTTTGAACTAAAGCGTTAA
- a CDS encoding ABC transporter ATP-binding protein → MLNEQMLATAHNNFATAEPSADYAMEVHDIAKTFPVRNMLGRRTGGVSAVDHVSFKLPRQQTLGIVGESGCGKSTLARLVMRLIEPDQGQVLFRDEDLLQLGKNGVKDMRRHIQMVFQNPYSSLNPQLSVLDNIAFSLWANGGGKAEARSEAHQYLEAVGLPRTFADRLPGSLSGGQRQRIAIARALILKPEVVIADEAVSALDKSVQAQVLNLFQDLKSALNLSMIFISHDLHVVEYMSDEILVMYLGRVVERGPAHRVFANPLHPYTQALLASAPSVDMEAPPKPETLLKGDLPSPLNPPSGCRFRTRCPLATERCALETPVLRPFGQGQEAACLLLKEEEAASIPPSLINHS, encoded by the coding sequence ATGCTGAATGAACAAATGCTGGCAACCGCCCATAACAACTTTGCCACTGCCGAACCGTCCGCTGACTATGCCATGGAAGTCCACGACATAGCCAAAACTTTCCCCGTCCGCAATATGCTCGGGCGTAGAACCGGCGGCGTATCGGCCGTCGATCACGTATCCTTTAAGCTCCCCCGGCAGCAAACCTTGGGCATCGTTGGGGAATCCGGCTGCGGAAAATCCACGCTTGCCCGCCTAGTTATGCGGCTGATCGAACCCGATCAAGGCCAGGTACTGTTTCGGGACGAAGATCTGCTCCAGCTCGGCAAAAACGGAGTAAAGGATATGCGCCGCCATATTCAAATGGTGTTTCAAAATCCGTATTCCTCACTCAACCCGCAGCTGTCGGTGCTTGATAATATCGCTTTCTCTCTGTGGGCGAACGGAGGCGGCAAAGCCGAAGCCCGGAGTGAAGCCCATCAATATCTAGAAGCCGTCGGACTACCCCGCACCTTTGCCGACCGGCTGCCCGGCAGCCTTAGCGGCGGTCAGAGGCAGCGGATTGCGATCGCACGTGCTTTGATTCTGAAACCGGAGGTGGTCATTGCCGATGAAGCGGTTTCCGCTTTGGACAAATCCGTTCAGGCTCAAGTCCTGAACCTGTTTCAGGATTTGAAATCGGCCCTAAATCTATCGATGATATTTATTTCGCATGATCTGCATGTCGTCGAATACATGAGCGACGAAATCCTGGTCATGTATCTCGGCAGAGTTGTGGAGCGGGGGCCGGCCCATCGAGTTTTTGCCAATCCACTCCACCCGTACACGCAAGCACTGCTGGCATCGGCTCCTTCAGTCGATATGGAGGCCCCTCCCAAACCTGAAACCCTCTTAAAAGGTGATCTGCCGAGTCCGCTTAATCCGCCTTCGGGCTGCAGATTCCGCACACGGTGCCCGCTGGCCACGGAACGGTGTGCGCTGGAAACGCCGGTTCTACGGCCATTCGGCCAAGGACAGGAAGCGGCTTGCTTATTGTTGAAAGAGGAAGAAGCTGCTTCCATCCCACCTTCTTTAATAAACCATTCATAA
- a CDS encoding carbon-nitrogen hydrolase family protein — MNKSYENIVTVASVNFHAVWGDKKANLARIKGYVTAAAERGAKIILFPELALTGYNVDGESTQMQLEQAEPVPGPVSNELSELTKAYGVYVVLGFPEKDTKNPSLLYNSALVLGPEGLIGSYRKIHPAGNESLWAKKGSDPLMFETPWGPVGVGICYDSYSFPELTRHYSALGARLYLNPTAVMDVDGWEDFYYTCLKSRIIENSTFLISSNLVGPDKNMNFPGGSFIAGPSLKLIGTQYYAEPVEQKEELLIATIDLSLSDKARGMLTLFRDNPVTGVPDWRPEIYEQLLASVKRHERWAQSLPKPAEVTV, encoded by the coding sequence ATGAATAAAAGCTATGAAAATATTGTTACAGTCGCATCCGTAAACTTTCATGCCGTCTGGGGAGATAAAAAAGCCAATTTGGCCCGCATCAAAGGTTACGTAACAGCAGCAGCTGAACGCGGAGCCAAAATCATTCTATTTCCAGAGTTAGCCTTAACGGGCTATAACGTGGACGGCGAATCCACTCAAATGCAGCTGGAGCAGGCTGAACCCGTCCCCGGACCCGTTTCCAATGAGCTCAGTGAACTGACTAAAGCATACGGCGTTTATGTCGTACTCGGCTTCCCGGAAAAAGATACCAAAAACCCGTCACTTCTTTATAACTCCGCTTTGGTATTAGGCCCTGAAGGCTTAATCGGCAGCTACCGTAAAATTCACCCCGCAGGCAATGAGTCGCTCTGGGCCAAAAAAGGCAGCGATCCGCTGATGTTTGAAACGCCTTGGGGACCGGTTGGCGTAGGAATCTGCTACGATAGCTACAGCTTTCCGGAACTGACCCGCCATTACTCTGCTTTGGGCGCGCGTCTTTATTTAAATCCTACCGCAGTCATGGATGTGGACGGCTGGGAAGATTTTTATTACACGTGCCTGAAATCGCGGATCATCGAAAATTCTACTTTTCTGATTAGCTCCAACCTTGTCGGCCCGGACAAAAATATGAATTTCCCCGGCGGCAGTTTTATCGCAGGCCCTTCGCTCAAGTTGATCGGCACTCAATATTACGCCGAGCCTGTGGAGCAGAAGGAGGAGCTCTTGATCGCAACTATTGATCTCTCCTTGTCCGACAAAGCCCGCGGTATGCTTACCTTGTTTCGGGATAATCCGGTAACGGGAGTGCCGGACTGGCGGCCGGAAATTTATGAGCAGCTGCTCGCCAGCGTCAAACGCCATGAACGTTGGGCCCAGTCCCTTCCTAAGCCGGCAGAAGTCACCGTATAA